The Verrucomicrobiia bacterium genome window below encodes:
- a CDS encoding glycogen/starch/alpha-glucan phosphorylase codes for MPPKAKNSTKTESPPSTVAALLDQYGCGPIRFHGNENALYERHVLFDHVVAPEAASERTRFEAVAASIRDVLAQRWVRTEETYRREDPKRIYYLSLEFLIGRSLANNITNLQLDPVVAHAARQKGLDAIALLEQEPDAGLGNGGLGRLAACFLDSMASLQLPAMGYGLRYEYGIFRQTLQDGWQRETADNWLRRPDPWEVARPEESVEVRLGCSFELRGGSLRAIPGKPSSLIGIPYDRPVVGYGGRTINTLRLWGAAAHDFFNFQEFSSGDFVGALSETLEAESLTRVLYPDDSTLQGQGLRFLQEYFLVACSLADLIRRFRASGAPWSALPEKAAIQLNDTHPTLAVPELMRILLDEATLAWDTAWDLTVRTLGYTNHTLLPEALEQWPVVWFERLLPRHLEIIYEINRRFLEDVRSRFPGDEPLVQRVSLIGGGASQKVRMAHLAIVGCHSTNGVAAIHSGLLRTQTVPDFAALFPERFNNKTNGVTPRRWLRLCNPELSAVVSGAIGDGWIADLSQLARLRPLAEDAGFRDAVRDAKRAAKVRFASWLKTSLGQSVDPDSLFDCQVKRIHEYKRQLLNALRIVVLYHRLRANPGLDLAPRTFFFAGKAAPAYHLAKVIIKFINNLAGTIAGDPAVRDRIRVIFLPEYCATLAERLIPAADVSNQISTAGYEASGTSNMKFMMNGALTLGTRDGATIEMAQAAGEENFFFFGLTAEQVSASAGWYSPWWHRDHEPETRDALEAIASNGFSAYEPGVFGPILDALLTHGDHFRHLADLSSYLEADARLLALRADPHNWWRRVVLNVAASGWFSSDRTISEYAAEIWKAAPCPVP; via the coding sequence ATGCCTCCCAAAGCGAAGAACTCCACGAAAACCGAATCGCCGCCCTCGACGGTCGCCGCCCTGCTGGACCAGTACGGCTGCGGCCCGATCCGGTTTCACGGCAATGAAAATGCCCTCTACGAACGGCATGTGCTGTTCGACCATGTGGTGGCCCCCGAGGCGGCCAGCGAGCGCACCCGCTTCGAGGCCGTAGCGGCTTCCATCCGCGACGTGCTCGCCCAGCGCTGGGTGCGCACCGAGGAAACCTACCGGCGCGAGGATCCCAAACGGATCTACTACCTGTCGCTCGAGTTCCTGATCGGACGCTCCCTGGCCAACAACATCACCAACCTCCAACTCGATCCCGTGGTGGCCCATGCGGCGCGGCAAAAGGGACTCGACGCGATTGCCCTGCTGGAGCAGGAGCCGGATGCCGGCCTTGGCAACGGCGGCCTGGGCCGGCTGGCTGCGTGTTTCCTCGATTCAATGGCCAGCCTGCAACTTCCGGCCATGGGCTACGGGCTGCGGTATGAATACGGGATTTTCCGCCAGACGCTCCAGGACGGTTGGCAGCGGGAAACCGCTGACAACTGGCTGCGGCGTCCCGACCCGTGGGAAGTGGCGCGGCCGGAGGAATCGGTGGAGGTGCGCCTGGGCTGCAGCTTCGAACTCCGGGGGGGCTCGTTGCGCGCCATCCCGGGAAAGCCCTCCAGCCTGATCGGCATCCCCTATGACCGCCCCGTGGTCGGCTATGGCGGGCGGACCATCAACACCCTGCGCCTCTGGGGTGCGGCCGCCCATGACTTCTTCAACTTTCAGGAATTCAGCAGCGGCGACTTCGTCGGCGCCCTCTCGGAAACCCTGGAAGCGGAGTCCCTCACCCGGGTGCTCTACCCCGACGACTCGACGCTGCAGGGCCAGGGCCTGCGGTTCCTTCAGGAATACTTCCTGGTCGCCTGCTCACTGGCCGACCTGATCCGACGGTTCCGCGCGTCCGGGGCCCCCTGGAGCGCCCTGCCCGAAAAGGCGGCCATCCAGCTCAACGACACCCACCCGACCCTCGCGGTGCCGGAGTTGATGCGCATCCTGCTCGATGAGGCAACGCTGGCCTGGGACACCGCCTGGGATCTCACAGTCCGTACCCTCGGCTACACCAACCACACCCTGCTTCCCGAGGCGCTTGAACAGTGGCCGGTGGTCTGGTTCGAGCGCCTCCTGCCGAGACACCTGGAGATCATCTACGAGATCAACCGACGATTTCTGGAGGATGTCCGGTCGCGTTTCCCCGGCGACGAGCCGCTGGTTCAGCGGGTCAGTCTGATCGGCGGGGGTGCGTCCCAAAAGGTGCGGATGGCCCACCTGGCGATCGTGGGCTGCCACAGCACCAACGGCGTGGCCGCCATCCATTCGGGTCTGTTGCGGACCCAGACCGTCCCCGATTTCGCCGCCCTGTTTCCGGAACGCTTCAACAACAAAACCAATGGCGTCACCCCACGCCGATGGCTCCGCCTCTGCAACCCCGAACTGTCCGCGGTCGTTTCCGGGGCCATCGGCGACGGCTGGATCGCAGACCTGTCGCAACTCGCCCGACTGCGGCCCCTGGCGGAGGACGCTGGATTTCGCGACGCGGTCCGGGACGCCAAACGGGCCGCCAAGGTCCGGTTTGCCAGCTGGCTGAAGACATCCCTTGGACAGTCCGTGGATCCCGACTCCCTATTCGACTGCCAGGTCAAACGCATCCACGAGTACAAGCGGCAGTTGCTCAACGCCCTGCGCATCGTTGTGCTCTACCACCGGCTCCGTGCGAATCCCGGCCTGGATCTGGCGCCACGGACCTTCTTCTTCGCGGGCAAGGCCGCGCCCGCCTACCACCTCGCGAAGGTCATCATCAAGTTCATCAACAACCTGGCCGGCACCATCGCGGGAGACCCCGCGGTGCGGGACCGGATCCGGGTGATCTTCCTCCCTGAATACTGTGCGACGCTTGCCGAGCGGCTGATCCCGGCCGCCGATGTCTCCAACCAGATCTCAACCGCCGGATACGAGGCCAGTGGCACCAGCAACATGAAGTTCATGATGAATGGCGCCCTCACCCTCGGAACCCGCGACGGCGCCACCATCGAGATGGCGCAGGCGGCGGGGGAGGAGAATTTCTTCTTTTTCGGACTGACCGCAGAGCAGGTGAGTGCCAGTGCCGGCTGGTACAGTCCTTGGTGGCATCGGGACCATGAACCCGAGACCCGCGACGCGCTTGAGGCGATCGCATCCAACGGATTCAGCGCGTACGAACCCGGGGTGTTCGGACCCATCCTCGATGCCCTCCTCACGCACGGCGACCACTTCCGGCACCTTGCGGACTTGTCCTCGTACCTGGAGGCGGACGCGCGACTGCTGGCGCTGCGCGCGGATCCCCATAACTGGTGGCGGCGCGTGGTGCTCAACGTCGCCGCCTCCGGCTGGTTTTCCAGCGACCGGACCATCTCCGAATACGCCGCAGAGATCTGGAAGGCGGCTCCCTGCCCCGTGCCCTGA
- a CDS encoding transposase, translated as MARIKARAEAGQTGVYHCISRVVGGERLLDDLCKEKLAEILIKLARFCGIEIITYCMMGNHFHLLLRVPAAGEVPDAELLQRLEEFYGKNGVLSVVAREDVAKRGALDPILRQSLLERMGDVSAFMKEFKQRFSRWYNRQSGRFGTLWAERFKSVLIEDNPGTVRMVATYIDLNPVRAGIVQDPKDYRFCGYAAALAGNRRLRSGLMSCLSPAAWGEAAAEYRRSLFVTAGSPGRSDTVALDRETILEELRRGGALSLPQVLRLRVRHLTDGVVLGSKAFVNEVFVQHRERFGAKRKDGARRIRGVPLPEICVLRDLQVRTVA; from the coding sequence ATGGCACGGATCAAGGCGAGGGCCGAAGCAGGACAGACGGGGGTGTATCATTGCATCTCCCGGGTCGTGGGTGGCGAGCGGTTGCTCGATGATCTGTGCAAGGAGAAGCTCGCCGAAATCCTCATCAAACTCGCCCGGTTCTGCGGGATCGAGATCATCACCTACTGCATGATGGGCAACCACTTCCACCTGCTCCTGCGTGTCCCGGCAGCCGGGGAAGTCCCGGATGCGGAATTGCTGCAACGATTGGAGGAGTTCTACGGAAAGAATGGCGTCCTAAGCGTCGTGGCCCGGGAGGATGTGGCGAAACGCGGGGCTTTGGATCCCATCTTGCGCCAGTCGCTGCTGGAACGGATGGGCGATGTGTCCGCCTTCATGAAGGAGTTCAAACAGCGCTTCAGCCGTTGGTACAACCGCCAGAGCGGACGCTTTGGCACGCTGTGGGCCGAACGTTTCAAGAGCGTATTGATCGAGGACAACCCGGGGACGGTCCGCATGGTGGCCACGTACATTGACCTCAATCCGGTCCGGGCCGGAATCGTGCAGGATCCCAAAGACTACCGGTTTTGTGGCTATGCCGCGGCCTTGGCGGGCAACCGCAGGCTGCGCAGCGGGTTGATGAGCTGCTTGTCGCCGGCAGCCTGGGGGGAGGCGGCCGCGGAATATCGGCGGAGCCTCTTCGTGACGGCTGGAAGTCCGGGGCGCAGTGACACGGTGGCCTTGGATCGGGAGACGATTCTGGAGGAATTGCGGCGCGGCGGCGCATTGAGCCTCCCGCAGGTGCTGCGACTGCGCGTGCGGCACCTGACCGATGGGGTGGTGCTGGGATCCAAGGCGTTCGTAAACGAGGTGTTTGTCCAACACCGGGAACGCTTCGGTGCCAAACGCAAGGACGGGGCGCGGCGGATTCGCGGCGTACCCTTGCCTGAAATCTGTGTGCTCAGGGATCTGCAGGTGCGCACGGTCGCCTAA
- a CDS encoding GbsR/MarR family transcriptional regulator — protein METLTAPEQKFVLHWGEMGARWGINRTVAQVQALLFLSPRPMPAEEVQEILGVARSNVSSSLRELQGWGLVRLVHLPGDRRDHFETKKDVWDLFRTVLEERKKREVDPTLAVLRECLAEAEADRGTSEYSETRLRELHDFFDTTNRWYSQFRGWPVAAVNRLARLGDKAFQLLKLPGAAGVGGREAR, from the coding sequence ATGGAAACGTTGACGGCACCCGAACAGAAATTTGTCCTCCACTGGGGTGAGATGGGGGCACGGTGGGGCATCAACCGCACGGTGGCGCAGGTGCAGGCGTTGCTCTTCCTCTCGCCGCGCCCGATGCCGGCCGAGGAGGTGCAGGAGATTCTCGGGGTGGCCCGGTCCAATGTGAGCAGCAGCCTGCGGGAACTTCAGGGGTGGGGCCTGGTGCGGCTGGTCCATCTCCCGGGGGACCGACGCGACCATTTCGAGACCAAGAAGGATGTGTGGGATCTGTTCCGGACCGTGCTGGAGGAGCGCAAGAAACGGGAGGTGGATCCGACGCTCGCGGTGCTGCGGGAATGTCTGGCCGAGGCGGAGGCCGACCGGGGCACCAGCGAATACAGCGAGACGCGCCTCCGGGAGCTGCACGACTTTTTCGACACCACCAACCGGTGGTACTCGCAGTTTCGAGGATGGCCCGTGGCGGCCGTGAATCGCCTGGCGCGGCTTGGGGACAAGGCCTTCCAGTTGCTCAAACTGCCCGGCGCCGCCGGCGTGGGCGGAAGGGAAGCCCGATGA
- a CDS encoding DUF393 domain-containing protein, with amino-acid sequence MKTVSASGPVPAPPDGFPGAASGWVFFDAICPVCIGIVNRWGGLFRRHGYVFVPLQEPWVSPVLGVSSEELRREMKLRRRDGVVIGGIEAWRELGRSLPWIRPLVALAGWPVLRPLADAAYRWIAANRYCLGGVCPGPEGPSRHPMRRSSAALELP; translated from the coding sequence ATGAAGACTGTCAGCGCGTCGGGTCCGGTACCCGCCCCTCCGGACGGTTTTCCCGGGGCGGCTTCGGGGTGGGTGTTTTTTGACGCCATCTGCCCGGTCTGCATCGGCATTGTGAACCGGTGGGGGGGGCTCTTCCGGCGTCACGGGTACGTGTTTGTGCCGCTGCAGGAGCCCTGGGTGTCGCCGGTCCTTGGGGTGAGCTCGGAGGAGTTGCGCCGCGAAATGAAGCTTCGGCGCCGGGACGGCGTGGTGATCGGCGGGATCGAGGCGTGGAGGGAGTTGGGGCGTTCGCTGCCCTGGATTCGCCCGTTGGTCGCCCTGGCGGGCTGGCCTGTCCTCCGTCCTCTTGCCGACGCCGCCTACCGCTGGATTGCGGCCAACCGCTATTGCCTGGGCGGCGTTTGTCCCGGACCGGAGGGTCCATCGCGGCATCCGATGCGCCGCAGCAGTGCCGCCCTCGAACTGCCCTGA
- the lepA gene encoding translation elongation factor 4 produces MDAAHIRNFSIIAHIDHGKTTLSDRLLHRTGTVATRDMEDQLLDAMDLERERGITIKAHPVTMLYRALNGEEYELNLIDTPGHVDFAYEVSRSLSACEGALLIVDAAQGVEAQTVANVHLAMKANLHIIPVINKIDLPHADIPQARQQLEDILAIPAEEAVLASAKEGIGIEEILEAIVHRIPAPKPTGGKALQALIFDSYFDTYKGVVILVRVFNGELRAGMMVRLPHSGRTVEVKEVGSFNPKPYTRERLETGETGFMTANIKSPREVKVGDTILDSRNPAAELPGFQEIHPMVFSGIYPINTADYESLKQSMAKLQLNDSALTFQTESSVALGFGLRCGFLGLLHMEIVQERLRREFDMDIIATYPSVVYRVRMTDGTEREVDNPALLPDVTYIDTIFEPMVKTFVICPGENIGDLMGLISEKRGVIAQTETLDARRVMMTCRIPMNEILIDFHDRIKSITRGYGSMDYEPDGYEASEMVKLDMMVNGEVMEAFSSLVHRSKAEHRGRLLAAKLRDVIPRQQFQVAIQAAIGGKIIARETVSALRKDVTAKCYGGDISRKRKLLEKQREGKKRMKSLGSVDIPQEAFIEVLKTS; encoded by the coding sequence ATGGACGCCGCACACATCCGCAATTTCAGCATCATCGCGCACATTGACCACGGGAAGACGACCCTTTCTGACCGGCTGTTGCACCGCACCGGCACCGTGGCCACCCGGGACATGGAGGACCAGTTGCTCGACGCGATGGACCTGGAGCGAGAGCGGGGAATCACCATCAAGGCGCATCCGGTGACCATGCTGTACCGCGCCCTCAACGGGGAGGAATACGAGCTCAACCTGATTGACACCCCGGGACACGTGGATTTCGCGTACGAGGTCTCCAGATCGCTGAGCGCCTGCGAGGGCGCGCTGCTGATTGTGGACGCCGCCCAGGGTGTGGAGGCGCAGACGGTTGCGAACGTCCATCTGGCGATGAAGGCGAACCTCCACATCATCCCGGTCATCAACAAGATTGACCTGCCGCATGCCGACATTCCGCAGGCCCGGCAGCAACTGGAGGACATCCTCGCCATCCCGGCCGAGGAGGCGGTCTTGGCCAGCGCGAAGGAGGGGATCGGCATCGAGGAGATCCTGGAGGCGATTGTCCACCGGATCCCGGCCCCGAAACCCACCGGCGGGAAGGCGCTGCAGGCCCTGATTTTCGACTCGTACTTCGACACCTACAAGGGCGTGGTCATCCTGGTGCGGGTGTTCAACGGGGAGCTGCGTGCCGGCATGATGGTGCGGCTGCCGCATTCGGGAAGAACGGTTGAAGTCAAGGAGGTCGGTTCATTCAACCCAAAGCCTTACACCCGTGAACGGCTGGAGACCGGCGAGACGGGGTTCATGACCGCCAACATCAAGTCGCCGCGGGAGGTGAAAGTGGGCGACACCATCCTCGACTCGCGCAATCCGGCCGCCGAGCTGCCCGGATTCCAGGAGATCCACCCGATGGTTTTCAGCGGCATCTACCCCATCAACACGGCGGACTACGAGTCTCTGAAGCAGAGCATGGCCAAGCTGCAGCTCAACGACTCCGCGCTCACGTTTCAGACCGAGAGTTCGGTGGCGCTGGGGTTTGGACTCCGGTGCGGGTTCCTGGGGCTGCTGCACATGGAGATCGTGCAGGAGCGGCTCCGGCGGGAGTTCGACATGGACATCATCGCCACGTACCCCAGCGTGGTGTACCGGGTCCGGATGACGGACGGCACGGAACGGGAGGTGGACAATCCGGCGCTCCTGCCGGACGTGACGTATATTGACACCATCTTCGAGCCCATGGTGAAGACGTTCGTGATCTGCCCGGGCGAAAACATCGGGGATCTGATGGGGCTGATCTCCGAGAAACGCGGGGTGATCGCCCAGACCGAGACGCTGGACGCCCGGCGCGTGATGATGACATGCCGGATCCCGATGAACGAGATCCTCATTGATTTCCACGACCGCATCAAATCCATCACCCGCGGGTACGGCTCGATGGACTACGAGCCCGACGGTTATGAGGCCAGCGAGATGGTGAAGCTCGACATGATGGTCAATGGCGAGGTCATGGAGGCCTTCTCCAGCCTGGTGCACCGCAGCAAGGCGGAGCACCGGGGCCGCCTGCTGGCCGCCAAGCTCCGGGACGTGATCCCGAGGCAGCAGTTCCAGGTGGCGATCCAGGCGGCCATTGGCGGGAAGATCATCGCCCGGGAGACCGTCAGCGCCCTGCGGAAGGACGTTACGGCCAAGTGCTACGGCGGCGACATCTCCCGAAAGCGCAAGCTCCTGGAGAAGCAGCGGGAGGGCAAGAAGCGGATGAAATCGCTGGGATCGGTGGACATTCCCCAGGAGGCGTTCATCGAAGTGCTGAAGACCAGTTGA
- the lepB gene encoding signal peptidase I: MHLLRWLTSRTVRKAGELEDAVRKVLNHQRDVLPPNAVGAVEDSLRTFKAAVRDGASSREIEAQMKSLEQVAGQWLQTYPRHSLRENLVMLLEIAVLIVGSRAFLIQPMVIPTGSAQPTLWGVTSQDLREVPGGRIPSLPVRLWEKVMGGVSYYHITAPADLELRGFQEQPRTIVPFVKRQEILTSAGPIPVWFPPEGFAQHLGLLDASGRPKQLRFRKGEDLVFARVVTGDHLFVERMTYNFRRPQRGETIVFRSEHHPGMTPDTHYIKRLVGLGGETIRIGNDRHAYINGRELTAADPGFERVYSFNPATPPRPNVYSGHVNGTVWQAVAGNSGPTRNFPNGAAEVRIRPNHYVTFGDNTMNSADSRSWPVPDFPQEQVIGKRWMVFWPFVREGRWNAGWGAR, from the coding sequence ATGCATCTCCTTCGCTGGTTGACCTCCCGGACCGTCCGCAAGGCGGGCGAGCTCGAGGACGCCGTACGGAAAGTGCTCAACCACCAGCGCGACGTGCTGCCGCCCAACGCGGTCGGGGCCGTCGAGGACTCGCTGCGCACCTTCAAGGCGGCGGTGCGGGACGGCGCGTCGTCCCGCGAGATCGAGGCGCAGATGAAGTCCCTCGAACAGGTGGCCGGGCAGTGGCTCCAGACCTACCCGAGGCATTCGCTGCGTGAAAACCTGGTGATGCTCCTCGAGATCGCCGTGCTCATCGTGGGCAGCCGCGCCTTTCTCATCCAACCGATGGTGATCCCGACCGGTTCGGCCCAGCCCACCCTGTGGGGGGTCACTTCCCAGGACCTGCGCGAGGTGCCTGGCGGACGCATCCCGTCGCTGCCCGTCCGCCTGTGGGAAAAGGTGATGGGCGGTGTGAGTTACTACCATATCACGGCACCGGCCGACCTGGAGCTTCGCGGCTTCCAGGAACAGCCCAGGACCATCGTGCCGTTCGTGAAGCGCCAGGAAATCCTGACCAGTGCGGGACCCATTCCGGTCTGGTTTCCGCCGGAAGGATTTGCGCAGCATCTGGGCCTGCTGGACGCCTCCGGCCGGCCGAAGCAGCTGCGGTTTCGCAAGGGAGAGGACCTGGTCTTTGCCCGGGTGGTCACCGGCGACCATTTGTTCGTGGAGCGCATGACCTACAACTTCCGCCGCCCGCAACGTGGCGAGACCATAGTTTTCCGGTCCGAGCATCATCCCGGCATGACCCCCGACACGCACTACATCAAGCGGCTCGTGGGCCTCGGCGGCGAGACCATCCGGATCGGGAACGACCGCCACGCCTACATCAACGGCCGGGAATTGACCGCGGCCGATCCCGGATTTGAGCGGGTGTACTCCTTCAATCCCGCGACGCCGCCCCGGCCCAACGTGTATTCAGGGCATGTGAACGGAACCGTCTGGCAGGCCGTCGCCGGGAATTCGGGGCCGACCCGGAACTTCCCCAACGGCGCCGCCGAGGTCCGGATCCGCCCCAACCATTACGTGACCTTCGGCGACAACACCATGAACAGCGCAGACTCCCGGTCCTGGCCGGTGCCCGACTTCCCGCAGGAGCAGGTCATCGGCAAGCGATGGATGGTGTTCTGGCCGTTCGTGCGCGAGGGGCGCTGGAATGCCGGATGGGGCGCCCGGTAG